One genomic segment of Primulina tabacum isolate GXHZ01 chromosome 9, ASM2559414v2, whole genome shotgun sequence includes these proteins:
- the LOC142504621 gene encoding sialyltransferase-like protein 2 isoform X2, with product MNRCKNKTLCMEKLALVLPDGLPYVPRKFGRCAVIGNSGDLLKTKFGKEIDSYDAVLRENGAPIQNFSENVGTKSTFRLLNRGSAKALDKVAELYDKGKEVLIVKTTIHDIMNKMIQEIPILNPVYLMLGSSFGSAAKGTGLKALEFALSICDIVDMYGFTVDPGYKEWTRYFSESRQGHTPLHGRAYYQMMECLGVYGNGLIKSEGLKRRLQNMESSDYEKLATMKELENQLPEDEDDQIGQNDVFAQIISIN from the exons ATGAATCGATGTAAGAATAAAACTTTGTGCATGGAGAAACTTGCTCTGGTGCTCCCAGACGGACTACCTTACGTACCAAGGAAATTTGGTCGATGTGCTGTTATTGGTAACTCTGGCGATCTTTTGAAAACTAAATTTGGCAAAGAAATAGATAGCTATGACGCGGTTTTGAGAGAAAATGGAGCACCTATTCAG AACTTTTCAGAAAATGTAGGTACAAAAAGTACGTTCCGCCTTCTCAATAGGGGCTCCGCAAAAGCTCTTGATAAAGTTGCAGAGTTGTATG ATAAAGGAAAGGAAGTCTTGATTGTTAAAACAACAATTCACGATATCATGAACAAGATGATCCAG GAAATTCCAATACTAAATCCTGTATATCTCATGCTGGGATCATCATTTGGATCAGCTGCAAAAGGTACTGGACTTAAGGCTCTTGAATTCGCTCTTTCCATATGTGACATTGTTGATATGTATGGTTTCACTGTCGATCCTGGTTACAAAGAATG GACAAGATATTTCTCAGAGTCTAGACAAGGCCATACTCCTCTGCATGGTAGGGCCTATTATCAGATGATGGAATGCCTTGGA GTTTATGGAAATGGTTTGATAAAAAGTGAAGGGCTCAAAAGGAGATTGCAAAATATGGAATCATCTGACTATGAAAAATTG GCTACAATGAAAGAACTAGAAAATCAACTTCCTGAAGATGAGGATGATCAAATTGGTCAAAATGACGTATTTGCTCAAATCATTTCAATTAACTA g
- the LOC142504621 gene encoding sialyltransferase-like protein 2 isoform X1, with protein MNRCKNKTLCMEKLALVLPDGLPYVPRKFGRCAVIGNSGDLLKTKFGKEIDSYDAVLRENGAPIQNFSENVGTKSTFRLLNRGSAKALDKVAELYDKGKEVLIVKTTIHDIMNKMIQEIPILNPVYLMLGSSFGSAAKGTGLKALEFALSICDIVDMYGFTVDPGYKEWTRYFSESRQGHTPLHGRAYYQMMECLGVYGNGLIKSEGLKRRLQNMESSDYEKLATMKELENQLPEDEDDQIGQNDLTVNDEDFY; from the exons ATGAATCGATGTAAGAATAAAACTTTGTGCATGGAGAAACTTGCTCTGGTGCTCCCAGACGGACTACCTTACGTACCAAGGAAATTTGGTCGATGTGCTGTTATTGGTAACTCTGGCGATCTTTTGAAAACTAAATTTGGCAAAGAAATAGATAGCTATGACGCGGTTTTGAGAGAAAATGGAGCACCTATTCAG AACTTTTCAGAAAATGTAGGTACAAAAAGTACGTTCCGCCTTCTCAATAGGGGCTCCGCAAAAGCTCTTGATAAAGTTGCAGAGTTGTATG ATAAAGGAAAGGAAGTCTTGATTGTTAAAACAACAATTCACGATATCATGAACAAGATGATCCAG GAAATTCCAATACTAAATCCTGTATATCTCATGCTGGGATCATCATTTGGATCAGCTGCAAAAGGTACTGGACTTAAGGCTCTTGAATTCGCTCTTTCCATATGTGACATTGTTGATATGTATGGTTTCACTGTCGATCCTGGTTACAAAGAATG GACAAGATATTTCTCAGAGTCTAGACAAGGCCATACTCCTCTGCATGGTAGGGCCTATTATCAGATGATGGAATGCCTTGGA GTTTATGGAAATGGTTTGATAAAAAGTGAAGGGCTCAAAAGGAGATTGCAAAATATGGAATCATCTGACTATGAAAAATTG GCTACAATGAAAGAACTAGAAAATCAACTTCCTGAAGATGAGGATGATCAAATTGGTCAAAATGAC TTGACAGTTAATGACGAAGATTTTTACTAG
- the LOC142504601 gene encoding protein LIGHT-DEPENDENT SHORT HYPOCOTYLS 3-like encodes MDSPQSPEVASADSKNSSSSINTGKNYSNTTSSSAGTSSSGGASTLSRYENQKRRDWNTFGQYLKNHRPPLSLSRCSGAHVLEFLRYLDQFGKTKVHTPICPFYGHPNPPAPCPCPLRQAWGSLDALIGRLRAAYEENGGKPETNPFGSRAVRLYLREVRDLQSKARGISYEKKKRKRQLPQPPLPPGEG; translated from the coding sequence ATGGATTCTCCGCAATCTCCTGAAGTGGCAAGCGCAGACTCAAAGAACAGCAGTAGCAGCATCAACACAGGGAAAAACTACAGTAACACCACCTCTTCATCAGCGGGAACCTCGTCATCCGGCGGCGCCTCCACTCTCAGCCGCTACGAGAATCAGAAACGCCGCGACTGGAACACCTTCGGGCAGTACCTGAAGAACCACCGCCCCCCGCTCTCTCTCTCCCGTTGCAGCGGCGCCCACGTGCTTGAGTTCCTCCGCTACCTCGACCAGTTCGGCAAAACTAAGGTTCACACCCCAATCTGCCCCTTCTACGGCCACCCCAACCCACCCGCCCCCTGCCCTTGCCCCCTCCGCCAGGCCTGGGGCAGCCTCGACGCTCTCATCGGCCGTCTCCGCGCTGCCTACGAGGAAAACGGCGGCAAGCCGGAGACCAACCCGTTTGGATCAAGAGCTGTAAGGCTTTACCTCCGTGAAGTTCGTGATTTGCAGTCGAAAGCCAGAGGAATCAGCTACGAGAAGAAGAAGCGGAAGCGGCAGCTGCCTCAACCACCGCTGCCCCCGGGTGAAGGTTAA